In Penaeus monodon isolate SGIC_2016 chromosome 43, NSTDA_Pmon_1, whole genome shotgun sequence, one DNA window encodes the following:
- the LOC119599527 gene encoding general transcription factor 3C polypeptide 3-like — protein sequence MVLNKTEEKEDHAAEFEKELNEQQRYQLKRKGGGEKRRRRRLPAALQGLMGEANLRYARQEYDEAIKMCMEVIRQFSHSPEPYQTLGMIYEEKKMANKSLQFLLIAAFLSPDAEEWEKLADLSLHQGDFQQAVFCWGRAIKANPQNLDYHWARCDLLERLGEKMKALKGYSHMLKYLRTDQGKDGLKLAKEIAKIHYENKDVHLARDAMETAFRKYPSYVTPEDVNLMLEVLMHQQEYTKCIEILINHAGVQLLNKHVGEEEFHSCSLEEQLSQATECYVPADLLIDLHTKLTVSLIHVKAFEISAPLVEQLMNESVEEFGDLYLDIAEAYMDVDFHEAALQLLRPLINSDHYNVAAVWLQYGESLAAVDQMEEAAEAYNKVVRLAPQHAEARLTLSSILQSLGRLDEALLILNQESDFEPLDSQLLFQRCKILLDQNLVDEFINAAKLLFRRHFIHIRNRDEAEAMISNKKLSNKYEAIRELRRSKNESLEDNGPAYTGPDVSIEDQWELFTSVCNILHEKKRFEELERMTFTALGSKEFMKDKERAREVEFMCLLACIYNESSYFAYNIMRELVIKNPENVRCWNLLNLIISKADDFRHNRFLLRLTHKHPDLVALGLLNGHNCLVAGTYKYSLAEYTGAFKQDPSNPLIPLMLGLTFTHMACQKFSGKKHSLVVQACAFLNTYVEMRGECQESMYNLGRAMHQLNLLPQAIHYYKQALTCQPVESLEGGPMLDLSREIAFNLALIYQNSGSPDLARMYMYKYIQI from the exons ATGGTACTGAATaaaacggaggagaaggaggatcatGCAGCGGAATTCGAGAAAGAATTAAATGAACAGCAAAG ATATCAGTTGAAGCGCAAAGGCGGTGGAGAAAAGAGGCGAAGACGGCGTCTGCCAGCTGCCCTTCAGGGTCTGATGGGAGAAGCCAATCTGCGTTATGCTCGGCAGGAGTATGACGAAGCTATCAAAATGTGCATGGAGGTCATTCGCCAGTTTTCTCATTCTCCAGAGCCGTACCAA ACACTAGGTATGATCtatgaggagaagaaaatggcAAACAAGAGTCTGCAGTTCCTGCTAATTGCTGCATTCCTTAGTCCTGATGCAGAGGAGTGGGAAAAATTGGCTGATTTGTCACTGCACCAG GGTGACTTCCAGCAAGCAGTGTTCTGTTGGGGTCGAGCCATAAAAGCAAACCCCCAGAACCTTGACTACCACTGGGCTCGCTGCGACCTCTTGGAGCGCCtaggagaaaaaatgaaggcaCTGAAGGGCTATTCCCACATGCTGAAGTACTTGAGAACTGACCAAGGCAAG GATGGATTAAAGCTAGCAAAAGAGATTGCAAAGATACACTATGAAAATAAAGATGTCCACTTAGCCCGAGATGCTATGGAAACTGCCTTCAGGAAGTACCCATCCTATGTTACCCCAGAGGATGTAAACTTAATGCTTGAAGTATTAATGCATCAACAGGAGTATACAAAGTGCATAGAGATTCTTATCAATCATGCAGGAGTTCAACTTCTGAACAAG caTGTAGGTGAAGAGGAATTCCACAGTTGCAGTTTAGAGGAGCAGTTATCCCAGGCAACTGAGTGCTATGTTCCTGCAGACTTATTGATTGATCTTCACACAAAGTTGACTGTGTCCCTGATTCATGTGAAAGCATTTGAAATCAGTGCGCCGCTGGTTGAGCAGCTGATGAA TGAGTCAGTGGAGGAATTTGGTGATCTGTACTTAGACATTGCTGAAGCCTACATGGATGTAGATTTCCATGAAGCTGCCCTCCAACTGCTGCGTCCACTCATCAATTCGGATCACTATAATGTTGCTGCTGTTTGGCTTCAGTATGGGGAGAGTTTGGCAGCTGTCGACCAGATGGAGGAAGCTGCTGAGGCATACAATAAG GTGGTGAGACTGGCACCGCAGCATGCTGAAGCCCGCCTgactctctcctccatcctgcAGTCACTTGGCCGCCTGGATGAAGCTCTCCTCATCCTGAACCAAGAGAGTGACTTTGAGCCTTTGGACTCACAGCTCCTTTTCCAGCGATGCAAGATCCTGCTTGATCAGAACCTTGTTGATGAATTCATTAATGCTGCTAAATTGCTGTTCAGGAGGCATTTTATTCACATTAG AAATCGAGATGAGGCTGAAGCCATGATCAGCAACAAGAAGCTGAGCAACAAATACGAGGCCATCAGAGAACTCCGGCGTTCCAAAAATGAGAGTCTGGAAGACAATGGACCAGCTTACACAGGGCCAGATGTGTCCATAGAAGATCAGTGGGAACTCTTTACCAGTGTGTGTAATATCCTTCATGAAAAGAAGAG GTTTGAAGAACTAGAAAGAATGACTTTCACAGCCCTTGGGTCTAAAGAATTTATGAAGGACAAGGAACGTGCGAGAGAGGTTGAGTTCATGTGTCTCTTAGCCTGTATCTACAATGAAAGCTCATACTTTGCCTACAACATTATGAGGGAGCTGGTGATCAAGAACCCTGAGAATGTGAGATGCTGGAACCTCCTCAATCTCATCATCTCCAAAGCAGATGACTTCCGCCACAACCGTTTCTTGCTTCGTCTGACCCACAAACACCCAGACCTGGTGGCCCTTGGATTGCTCAATGGCCACAACTGTTTGGTGGCCGGCACCTACAAATATTCCCTAGCAGAGTACACGGGTGCCTTCAAGCAAGACCCAAGCAACCCCCTCATTCCACTCATGCTTGGACTGACGTTCACCCACATGGCCTGCCAGAAATTCAGTGGGAAAAAGCACTCGCTGGTCGTGCAAGCCTGTGCATTCTTAAATACTTACGTCGAGATGCGCGGAGAGTGTCAGGAATCAATGTACAACTTGGGAAGAGCCATGCACCAGCTGAATCTTCTCCCACAGGCTATCCACTACTACAAACAAGCCCTTACCTGCCAGCCCGTTGAATCATTGGAAGGAGGCCCTATGTTAGACCTCTCAAGGGAAATTGCATTCAATCTTGCATTGATATATCAGAACAGTGGCTCTCCAGATTTGGCAAGAATGTATATGTACAAGTACATACAAATTTAG